The Streptomyces noursei ATCC 11455 sequence AGACGGGCCACGGGGCGGTGATGCGCCAGGGCGTGTCCGTGAGGTCCTGTCTGCCGTGCGGCGCGCGGTGCGCCCGCTCGCCGTACCGGGCGGACGACGGGACGTCGCGGACACGGCCCAGGAATGTGCGCAGTCGCAAAGAGGGACCCGCCCGGTGCGACGGGGGATGCACACCGGGCGGGTCACAGCACTTTTCTACCTCATGACTGAACGGTTACGCATCAAAAACTTGTGCGTTCCCGGATTACCAGGCCACCGGCAGCGAAATCAGGCCACGTGCTCGAATTGTCCGCCGGTGGTGCACTTCGTCCCGCGGGACGTCGAGGCGCAGGTCGGGAAAGCGGCTGATGAGCGCGTCGATGGCGGTCTCCGCCTCCATCCGGGCCAACGGTGCGCCGAGGCAGTAGTGGATGCCGTGCCCGAGGGCGAGGTGGCCCGACAGCTCGCGGGTCGGGTCCAGCCGGTCCGGGTCGGGGAACCGCTTCGGGTCACGGTTCGCGGAAGCGATCGAGAGCAGCACGCTCTCGCCGGCGGGGATGCGGACGCCGCCGATCTCCACGTCCTCGACGGGGAAGCGGCGGATGGCCAGGGCGGCCGGTCCGTCGTAGCGGAGGAACTCCTCGACGGCGGTGGTCAGTTCGGCTGGATTTCGGCGCAACGCGGCGAGTCGTTCGGGGTGATCGAGGAGGGCGAGGACGGCGTTGCCGATGAGCTGGACGGTGTTCTCGTAGCCGGCGAAGAGGATGAGGAAGGCGAGGGAGGTCAGTTCGTCCTCGCTGAGCCGGTCGGCTTCGGTGCCGTCCACGGTGTCGTCGCGGACCGCGATGAGGTCCGAGAGCAGGTCGTCGCCGGGTTCGGCGCGCTTGGCGGCGATCAGTCCGGTGTAGAACTCCAGCATCGCGCCGATCGCGTGCTTCATCGCCTCCGGGCGGCTGGGGTCGGGGGTGATGAGCGCGTCCGACCAGGCCAGGAAGTCGCGGCGGTGCTCGGCGGGGATGCCGAGCAGATCGCAGATGACGGTGATCGGCAGCGGTCCGGCGTAGTCCGCGACGAGTTCCGCGCGGCCCTTGGCCGCCATGGCGTCCAGCAGGTCGTCGGCGATCCGCCGGACGGGGGCGCGGAGCGCTTCGACGCGGCGCGGGGTGAACGCCTTGACGACCAGGCGGCGGATCCGGGTGTGGTCCGGCGGGTCCATGTTCAGCAGGTTGGCGTCGAGGGCGGGCGGCAGGGCGAAGCCACGATAATTGCCGGGCGTGGCATGCCGTTTGTCGAGCGAGAGCCGGGGGTCGGCCAGGGCGCTGCGGACGTCGTCGTAACGGGTGACCAGCCAGGCGGGCTGCCCGTCGGTGCCGGCGATCCGGTGCACCGGGCCGGCCTCGCGCAGGGCGGCCAAGGCGGCGTACGGGTCGTCCAGGAGCGGGGTGGTGTCGATGCGGGCGTCGGGGCCGGTCTCGGCGGTGTTCTGCATGAGATCCGAGCCTATGTCCTGTCGTGACATTCCCGTCTGCCTTGCGACGGGAATGTGACGACAGGACCTAGGCGGTATCCGTGGAGTGCCGCCCGCAGGGTGCGCCGGGCGGCACCGGCCGCGTGGGCCGGTGCCGCCGTGCGCGGAGCGGGAGGCCCGGACCCCCGTACCGGGCCACCCCGTTCGTGGGGTCGCGGTCAGCTGCGCGCCGTGGCGCTGCGCTGCCGCAACTCGGTGAGCACGGTTTCGATCAGCGGCGAGTGGTAGACGTCCGCGACCAGTGCCAAGTGCTCGTATTCGGCGGTGAGTCGGATGGCTTCGTGGCCCTCTCCGACCACCACGCTGTCGGCCCCGTGGGCGGGGACGTGGCCGACCGCGCGGTTCTCCAGGCCGCGTCGGAGGGCCGCCGCCTCGGCGACCGCGGCCAGTTGCCGGTCATCCAGGGAGACCGCGCGGGCGCGTTCGCGGACGATGTCGATGGCGTCGGACTCGACATGGCGGCGGATGCCGCGTTGCACGTCGCGGATCTCGGCCATCTGGCGGTTGGCGCGCCATTCCAGGTCGGCGAAGGGCCAGCGTCCGGACCACCGGGAGTCGTCCATGGTGACCTCGGGGGTCTGCGCGGTGACGGTCCGCCAGAGGGGCGTCAGGCGGCGCAGCCGGCGCCAGGCGGCGACCCGCGGGCCGGCCGCGGGCAGGGAGAAGCCGACGAGGACGAGGATCGCGGCGACGGAGGCGCTGAGCGGGGCGACGCCGTTGGAGAGCCAGAGCGCCGGATGTCCGGCCCATGACAGGGCGAACCCGATGACCTTGCAGGCGCAGTAGACCAGGCCGAGCCAGCAGCCGGCGGCCAGCACCCGCAGTCCGCGGGCCAGCCACGAGCCGCCGAGCCGGGCGGCGTAGCGCGGGCAGAGCGTCCCCAGGCCCGCCAGGCTCGCCCCGAAGATGGCCAGATAGAGCACAAGGAAGAGCATCACGCCGGGAGCGTCGGTGTAGGCGGTGCTGAAGTCCCGGGGATGCTCGACGGCGTCCGGGCGGCCGACGGCGAAGCCGGTCACGGCCACCGCCCACAGCAGCGCCACCGCGCCGACCGCGGCCCGCGCCCTGGTCCGCGCCCGGACCCGGGCTGCCTCGCCCTCGCCCGCCGTCCAGCGGAGCAGCAGCACCAGGGCGCCGGCGGCGAACACCACGACGGAGGAGTAGAGGAAGACCATGGCGAGGTTGGCGACGCCGACCAGCCGGTCGAATTCCCGGTAGAGGCTGGGTGCGGAGAAGAGGAAGACCGTGGCCACCCCGCCGGTCATCACGCAGGCGAGTC is a genomic window containing:
- a CDS encoding MAB_1171c family putative transporter, with amino-acid sequence MFDVVYLCFGAAAWALVAYKAVAWFRDRSNTDLGLACVMTGGVATVFLFSAPSLYREFDRLVGVANLAMVFLYSSVVVFAAGALVLLLRWTAGEGEAARVRARTRARAAVGAVALLWAVAVTGFAVGRPDAVEHPRDFSTAYTDAPGVMLFLVLYLAIFGASLAGLGTLCPRYAARLGGSWLARGLRVLAAGCWLGLVYCACKVIGFALSWAGHPALWLSNGVAPLSASVAAILVLVGFSLPAAGPRVAAWRRLRRLTPLWRTVTAQTPEVTMDDSRWSGRWPFADLEWRANRQMAEIRDVQRGIRRHVESDAIDIVRERARAVSLDDRQLAAVAEAAALRRGLENRAVGHVPAHGADSVVVGEGHEAIRLTAEYEHLALVADVYHSPLIETVLTELRQRSATARS
- a CDS encoding cytochrome P450 family protein, whose product is MQNTAETGPDARIDTTPLLDDPYAALAALREAGPVHRIAGTDGQPAWLVTRYDDVRSALADPRLSLDKRHATPGNYRGFALPPALDANLLNMDPPDHTRIRRLVVKAFTPRRVEALRAPVRRIADDLLDAMAAKGRAELVADYAGPLPITVICDLLGIPAEHRRDFLAWSDALITPDPSRPEAMKHAIGAMLEFYTGLIAAKRAEPGDDLLSDLIAVRDDTVDGTEADRLSEDELTSLAFLILFAGYENTVQLIGNAVLALLDHPERLAALRRNPAELTTAVEEFLRYDGPAALAIRRFPVEDVEIGGVRIPAGESVLLSIASANRDPKRFPDPDRLDPTRELSGHLALGHGIHYCLGAPLARMEAETAIDALISRFPDLRLDVPRDEVHHRRTIRARGLISLPVAW